The Gemella haemolysans ATCC 10379 genome segment AAACGCGCTACTTACTACGCAATCGGTCTTGCTTTATTCACAATTGTTAAAGCTATCTTACGTGACGAAAACGTTGAGCTTGCAGTAAGTGGATACTGTGATGGACACTACGGAATCGACGGATTATATATCGGAACTCCAGCTATCGTTGGACGCGAAGGTGTTCGTGAAGTTGTTGAATTAGAATTAAACGAAGAAGAAAAAGCTAAAATGTTACACTCTGCTAAAGTATTAAAAGAAACTTTAGACAATGCATACGCAGCTTTAGAAGCTTAATTCAATTAAAAAATTATAGAAGAATTAGATTCAAATCTTTAATTTAAAGAAGAATTTAATTCTTCTTTTTTTTGTAGAACTTAAGTAAAGGGAATACGATATTTATAGATAAGTAAACGTTTTTTGAAAATAAAAAAATATGAATAATTTTGTTTTCAAGTACTAGACTTATATTAAAAAATTTGTTACAATATAAAAGGATGAAAAGGTTTTAAAAGTTATCAAAGCAAAAAAAGCAATAAAAAAGTAGAGGAGATAGACTATGACAATAACGATATATGACGTAGCAAAAGAAGCAAAAGTATCGATGGCAACAGTATCTAGGGTTGTTAATAATAATCCTAATGTAAAAGAAGATACAAGACTACGTGTCCAAGAGGTTATTAAGAAATTAAGATATACACCTAACGCTGTTGCCAGAGGACTTGCTAGTAAGAAAACAACAACAATCGGTATAGTATTACCAGATATAGCAGACTTATCTTCTGCAGAAATAGTAAGTGGTATTGAATCAGTAGCTAATATGTACAAATACAATATCATTTTAGCAAATTCATGTGACGATCAAGAAATCGAAAAAAATATTTTTGCTTCATTCGTAAGTAAACAAGTGGACGGAATCATCTATCTAGGGCATTCATTATCAGATAGTTCAAAAAATTATTTACAAGATATTCAAATACCAGTAGTATTAGCTGGGAATTTAGGAACAGATTCTGAGTTTTATTCAGTAAACATTGATTATGAAAAAGCAGCATATGATGTTACTAAAGAATTTTTATCAAAAGGTACTAAAAATATTTCATTAGTAATAGATAAATATGAAAGTCAAAAGACTCAAAGATTAATCAAAGGATACAAAGATGCCTTAGCATCAGAAAAAGTTGAATTTAAACCTCAAAATATAATTGATGGATACAGAACATATAAAGAAAGTAATAAACTATACAAAGCTGTAAGTAATATTGAAGCAGAAGTTGTAATTACAATGTTTGATGAAGTAGCGTTAGCAACTATGCAACAAGCACTAGATCTTGGAATGAGTATCCCAGGAGATTTACAAATCCTTTCATTAGAAAATACAAAACTAATAAATATGACAAGACCAAAAATTTCATCTATATTCCAACCAATTTTTGATATAGGTGCAGTTTCTATGCGTGTCTTAACTAA includes the following:
- a CDS encoding LacI family DNA-binding transcriptional regulator; amino-acid sequence: MTITIYDVAKEAKVSMATVSRVVNNNPNVKEDTRLRVQEVIKKLRYTPNAVARGLASKKTTTIGIVLPDIADLSSAEIVSGIESVANMYKYNIILANSCDDQEIEKNIFASFVSKQVDGIIYLGHSLSDSSKNYLQDIQIPVVLAGNLGTDSEFYSVNIDYEKAAYDVTKEFLSKGTKNISLVIDKYESQKTQRLIKGYKDALASEKVEFKPQNIIDGYRTYKESNKLYKAVSNIEAEVVITMFDEVALATMQQALDLGMSIPGDLQILSLENTKLINMTRPKISSIFQPIFDIGAVSMRVLTKIIDIEKAKRKGEEIDEEELAELKAQEKEMNLPYRIVHRQTTK